Proteins encoded within one genomic window of Kibdelosporangium phytohabitans:
- a CDS encoding helix-turn-helix domain-containing protein, with protein MATPTLPNYHGRQLLRELKRMRELAGLTQDDAGKRLHMTLQKLSRIENGQLPGYHELRAMLRVYGLPRHDWEEALALWELARERGWWREFGLKDSSYVCMEQEAEHLVEFQLGTLPPLLQTERYACASLQHTDQPQTAVNIRLRRQQRLSGKNPLTVHSLIHEPTLHQGVDREQLRLLVDRALTAFVTLQIVPQTAGLHSGLDGSVMLLSFSDPHEPDIVFTESPLGLTQSQDATKTSAIRRRLDELTAIALPPDDSLNTIRALIW; from the coding sequence ATGGCTACACCGACACTTCCGAACTACCACGGACGCCAACTGCTCAGGGAACTCAAGCGGATGCGGGAACTGGCGGGCCTGACGCAGGACGACGCGGGCAAGAGGCTGCACATGACCCTGCAGAAACTCAGCCGGATCGAGAACGGCCAACTGCCCGGCTACCACGAACTGCGTGCGATGCTCCGCGTCTACGGCCTGCCCCGGCACGACTGGGAGGAAGCGCTGGCGTTGTGGGAACTGGCCAGGGAACGCGGCTGGTGGCGCGAGTTCGGCCTCAAGGACTCCAGTTACGTGTGCATGGAGCAGGAAGCCGAGCACCTCGTCGAGTTCCAGCTGGGCACCCTGCCACCGCTGCTGCAGACCGAGCGGTACGCCTGCGCCAGCCTCCAGCACACCGACCAACCGCAGACCGCGGTGAACATCCGGCTGCGGCGCCAGCAGCGCCTGTCCGGCAAGAACCCGTTGACCGTGCACTCGTTGATCCACGAACCCACGCTGCACCAAGGAGTTGACCGCGAGCAGTTGCGGTTGCTGGTCGACCGGGCGCTGACGGCGTTCGTCACGCTGCAGATCGTGCCGCAGACGGCCGGTCTGCACAGCGGGCTGGACGGGTCGGTGATGCTGTTGTCGTTCAGCGATCCCCATGAGCCTGACATCGTGTTCACCGAGTCGCCGCTCGGCCTCACCCAGTCGCAGGACGCCACCAAGACGTCGGCCATCCGCCGTCGGCTCGACGAGCTGACCGCCATCGCGTTGCCGCCGGACGACTCGCTGAACACCATCAGGGCGTTGATCTGGTGA